The Methanolacinia petrolearia DSM 11571 genome has a segment encoding these proteins:
- a CDS encoding UPF0179 family protein, whose translation MSVDEVKITLIGSDLAEEGLEFVYRGELEDCEGCRMHKVCNNLTPRKSYRITGIRNSNILPCNVHHNGVCAVEVVDSPVMVLIDAKKAILNSEITMDFICPEIGCDNYEKCFPEGIVESGKYLVTRIVDSEKKSCERGKNLKCVELIPK comes from the coding sequence GTGAGCGTAGATGAAGTAAAAATAACCCTTATCGGGAGCGACCTTGCGGAAGAGGGCCTTGAATTCGTTTACCGCGGAGAGCTTGAGGACTGCGAAGGGTGCAGGATGCATAAGGTATGCAACAATCTTACCCCGAGAAAGAGTTACAGGATTACCGGAATCAGGAACTCCAATATCCTGCCATGCAATGTTCATCATAACGGGGTCTGTGCCGTAGAGGTCGTCGACTCGCCGGTCATGGTCCTGATCGATGCGAAGAAGGCAATCCTGAACTCCGAGATTACGATGGATTTCATCTGCCCCGAGATCGGTTGTGACAATTATGAAAAGTGCTTTCCCGAAGGTATTGTTGAGAGCGGGAAATATCTTGTAACGAGGATCGTCGATTCGGAAAAGAAATCCTGCGAGAGAGGCAAAAACCTGAAATGCGTTGAGCTTATTCCGAAATGA